The Lytechinus pictus isolate F3 Inbred chromosome 8, Lp3.0, whole genome shotgun sequence nucleotide sequence CACGCAGCATTGGAAAAAACCTTTTGCAGGCTAGGGGATATATTTTATAGAAATCAAAATGTATGGTTTTGTGGTTCTCGTCATATCGTCTTTGCTGGTGGGATTTGCCAAATGCCAGTGTCCTAGCCCATGGGAGTTTAACCCCCTGTACCCAGGTTACTGCTATTATTACAACTTCTTTCCAGTGAGTTGGAGTTTCGCTGACCAAATCTGTCAGTTTCTGGAAGGAGGCGATCTGGTGTCCATTGATGACAGCCAGGAAGGAATGGCGATATATGAATACTGGGGAACGATAACGACTAATCCATCTCTGGtgagtatacatgtacttattttGAGATTCCTTaagggacaagtccaccccaacaaaaaattgatttgattaaaaagaaaaaaatccaacaagcataacactgaaaatttcatcaaaatcggatggaaaacaagaaagttatgacatttaaaagtttcgcttaaattcacaaaacagtcatatgcacatcctggttggtatgcaaattaggagactgatgacgtcatccactcactatttcttttgtattttattatatgaaatatgtaatattctaattttctcctccttgtcaagtgaaacagtgatcaattcctccctgaacatgcgatattagcattgcttaatactctatgattcagtcaagtcggaCCCTACGGTCATAtttgtcaaaattgaaatattgtataattcaaacaataaaaaacaaaagaaatagtgagtgatggacatcatcgactgactcatttgcatgtcactgagttgtgcatatcactgttttgtgaaaaataagcgaaactttaaaatgccataactttcttattttgcatccgattttgatgaaattttcaatgttatgctagttttatttttctctatttattcaaatcaacattttgctggggtggacttgacctttaaacaaaaaagaaattactTTAGGGCCTACTTTGTGATGTTCTTTTCCGTTAGTAGTTTTTATCCTCGACTTGACGATATCCTATGAGCGCGTTagttttgttgatattattatcGTTTTTACAATTACTGTTATTCTTCGTAAAATTagtatatcatcattattaacatcatcattattattagccTTTGATGttccattatcatcattcagtttTATCAGAAAACAATCAGTGAACATTGATAGCTTTAATTTGAGAACGCAATTAAACTACATCATGTAGCgaaattcattaatattttggATAAAGTTataagaaataaattttgtaacatgataacaaattaaaagaaacaaTCTGTGTTAT carries:
- the LOC129266609 gene encoding lithostathine-1-beta-like, yielding MYGFVVLVISSLLVGFAKCQCPSPWEFNPLYPGYCYYYNFFPVSWSFADQICQFLEGGDLVSIDDSQEGMAIYEYWGTITTNPSLGYWIGLTDIHGTGLGRTKWTDWTSIKGRTNWQGGAWPNDTNANCAYVTNEGASDDERRQWKAASCESVLKPAICERKLVIN